Within the Moritella sp. F3 genome, the region CGACTGCAGCCAATGCAGCCAGTGTAATTGCTGGTGCAGTGTTCTTGCCCATAGGTTCAAGGATAATGTCACCTGCCACGGTATTATTAGTACGCAACTGCTCTGCAACAATAAAACGGTGTTCGTTATTACAAATAATCAACGGGTTTAAGCATTTACTATTATCAAGACGATTAATCGTTTCTTGTAATAAGGTATTTTCGTTTAATAATGCTAAAAATTGCTTTGGGTGCAGAGCGCGAGATAAAGGCCATAAGCGTGAACCGCTACCGCCTGACATGATTACCGGTAAAATCATAATAAACCTTAACTTTTTATTTTTAAATAATTGAATATGGAAATTGATTCTTAACATCAATTTTTGACGCTAAGTAAAATACCACTTACTGTGTTGATGTACGTCAGCTTGTGTTAGTAACGTTGTAACATCCAACCATTGGTATTGACTGTGCTGCTCTGTAGGCAGTGACAACTGAGACTCATCAACTGTTATTTCGTAACCTAATACCACATAATGCGTTGAGAGCTGTTCGCCGAATACACTGTCATCATAAAAATGTTCAAAAGGGCCAAGTAATGTAGCTTGCTCAATAGAACAAGTTAGTCCGAGTTCATGCTGACAAAGTCGTGTGAATGCAGTTTGCATCGATTCATCTTTTTGAATACGGCCGCCAGGTACAAACCAATAACCTTGCGCTGGTCGATTGGTTCTAAACCCGAGTAACGCTTGACCCTGTGGGTTTTTAACCACAAGGTCAATCGAGATAAGCGGTGTTGAATCGATAACAGTTGCAAATGTATTGTTATCTAAAAACATAAATCTCCGAGGAGAAAAGAGAAAGGATACAGCAGGGCCTATGACTTTGACCTTGCACCTTTCAAACTTTCTCCCTGCTTCTATTTCCTAAACGAATCTTGATTATCAAGGAACCACTGATAAGCACTTTGTAAGCCGGATTCTAAATCTACCTGATAACACCAACCCAAATTAGCTAAACGGTCTACGTTCATTAATTTACGTGGTGCACCATCTGGTTTACTGCTATCAAAGACGATTTCGCCGTTAAAGCCTGTTACCTTCGCAACCGTTTCAACAAGTTCACGAATCGTGCAATCAACACCCGTGCCGACGTTAATATGACTTAACATCGTGTCGGTATTTTCAGCATACGTATCTTGCGTTAGGTTCATCACATAGATAGACGCTGATGCCATGTCATCCACATATAAGAATTCACGCATTGGCTTACCACTGCCCCATGCAATAACCTCACTGTCATTGTTTAACGCGGCTTCGTGGAAACGACGTAACAAGGCAGGAATAACATGCGAGTTTTCCGGATGGAAGTTATCATTTGGACCATACAAGTTAGTCGGCATTACACTGCGGTAGTTACGACCGTGTTGACGATTGTAAGACTCACACAATTTAATACCGGCAATTTTGGCAACTGCATAAGGTTCATTGGTTGGTTCGAGCGTACCGGTTAACAAGGTTGATTCAGCCATTGGTTGCGGTGCAAGTCGTGGGTAGATACACGATGATCCTAAAAACAATAAGTCTTGTACGTTGGCGTTATGCGCAGCATTAATGATGTTACTTTGAATCATCAAATTTTCATAAATGAAGTCTGCAGGATAAGTATTGTTACCCGCTATACCACCAACTTTCGCTGCAGCGAGATACACTTGGTCAATAGACTCCGCTGAAAAAAATGCATTCACAGCTGCTTGATTGGTTAAATCAAGCTCACTGCGGGTTCTCAATACAAGCTCAACATCACCTTGCGCCTGTAGTTGACGCACGATAGCCGAACCAACCATACCGCGATGACCTGCTACATAAATACGTTTTTTCATGATTAACTTTCTTTTGTTACAGAAATAGAATAACCGTGCGCTTTAAGTAATGCGTGTTGCTTTGCTTTAGCCAAGTCGTTTTCAACCATTTCAGCACACATTTCTTCAACGGTGATTTGTGGCTCCCAGCCTAATATCTCTTTGGCTTTCGATGGGTCGCCAAGCAATGTTTCAACTTCCGCAGGGCGGAAATAACGCGTATCAACTTTCACAATAACATCACCGACTGATACACCTTTGGCGTTATCACCCGTAATGCTTACAACTGTTGCGATTTCATCAACACCTTCACCAGTGAACTCAAGTTCGATACCCACGTTTTGTGCTGAGATACGAACAAATTCACGAACTGAGATTTGCTTACCCGTTGCAATAACGAAATCGTCAGCCACACCTTGTTGTAACATCATCCACTGCATGCGAACGTAGTCTTTTGCATGACCCCAATCGCGTAGTGCGTCCATGTTACCAAGATATAAACATGGCTCTAAGCCTTGAGAGATGTTAGCAATTGCACGAGTAATTTTACGTGTTACGAATGTTTCACCACGGCGTGGAGATTCATGGTTGAATAGAATACCGTTACACGCATACATACCATAAGATTCACGGTAGTTCACAACAATCCAGTACGCGTACATTTTTGCAACTGCGTACGGTGAACGCGGATGAAATGGGGTGGTTT harbors:
- the gmd gene encoding GDP-mannose 4,6-dehydratase, which gives rise to MKKALITGVTGQDGSYLAELLLEKGYEVHGIKRRASSLNTERLDHIYQDNHEKNQKFFLHYGDLTDSSNLTRIIKDVQPDEVYNLGAQSHVAVSFECPEYTADVDAMGTLRLLEAIRFLGLEKKTKFYQASTSELYGEVQEIPQRETTPFHPRSPYAVAKMYAYWIVVNYRESYGMYACNGILFNHESPRRGETFVTRKITRAIANISQGLEPCLYLGNMDALRDWGHAKDYVRMQWMMLQQGVADDFVIATGKQISVREFVRISAQNVGIELEFTGEGVDEIATVVSITGDNAKGVSVGDVIVKVDTRYFRPAEVETLLGDPSKAKEILGWEPQITVEEMCAEMVENDLAKAKQHALLKAHGYSISVTKES
- a CDS encoding GDP-L-fucose synthase — its product is MKKRIYVAGHRGMVGSAIVRQLQAQGDVELVLRTRSELDLTNQAAVNAFFSAESIDQVYLAAAKVGGIAGNNTYPADFIYENLMIQSNIINAAHNANVQDLLFLGSSCIYPRLAPQPMAESTLLTGTLEPTNEPYAVAKIAGIKLCESYNRQHGRNYRSVMPTNLYGPNDNFHPENSHVIPALLRRFHEAALNNDSEVIAWGSGKPMREFLYVDDMASASIYVMNLTQDTYAENTDTMLSHINVGTGVDCTIRELVETVAKVTGFNGEIVFDSSKPDGAPRKLMNVDRLANLGWCYQVDLESGLQSAYQWFLDNQDSFRK
- a CDS encoding GDP-mannose mannosyl hydrolase, encoding MFLDNNTFATVIDSTPLISIDLVVKNPQGQALLGFRTNRPAQGYWFVPGGRIQKDESMQTAFTRLCQHELGLTCSIEQATLLGPFEHFYDDSVFGEQLSTHYVVLGYEITVDESQLSLPTEQHSQYQWLDVTTLLTQADVHQHSKWYFT